A region from the Vicia villosa cultivar HV-30 ecotype Madison, WI linkage group LG3, Vvil1.0, whole genome shotgun sequence genome encodes:
- the LOC131661200 gene encoding methylesterase 17-like translates to MAVREIEEGVVDSNSTIPLKQHFVFVHGISGGSWCWYKICCLMENSGYKVSCIDLKSCGIDQSHADSILTFDDYNKPLIDFISELPDNEKVILVGHSAGGLSITDACHKFPNKIRLAVYVAATMLKFGYSTDQDLKDGVPDLSEFGDVYELGFGLGQDKPPTSALIRKQLQRKILYPLAPHEDSTLAAMLLRPGPLLALTSAKFGENIEVEKVGRVYIRTKQDKVIKPKQQEAMINRWPPCSVYELDSDHSPFFSAPFLLFGLLIKVAAFDVGCN, encoded by the exons ATGGCTGTGAGAGAAATAGAAGAAGGAGTGGTTGATTCAAATTCTACTATTCCTTTGAAACAACACTTTGTGTTTGTACATGGCATAAGTGGAGGAAGTTGGTGTTGGTACAAAATTTGTTGTCTTATGGAGAATTCTGGGTACAAAGTTTCATGCATCGACCTTAAAAGCTGTGGAATTGATCAATCTCATGCTGATTctattcttacttttgatgattATAATAAACCTCTTATTGATTTCATATCTGAATTACCAGATAATGAAAAG GTTATATTGGTGGGGCATAGTGCAGGAGGGTTGAGTATTACAGATGCATGTCACAAATTTCCAAATAAAATTCGTTTAGCAGTGTATGTGGCAGCAACTATGCTAAAATTTGGATACTCAACCGATCAAGATCTTAAAGAT GGAGTACCAGATTTATCGGAGTTTGGTGATGTCTATGAATTGGGGTTTGGATTGGGACAGGACAAGCCTCCAACAAGTGCTTTGATAAGGAAACAGCTTCAACGCAAAATCTTATATCCTCTAGCCCCTCACGAG GATTCAACCCTAGCTGCGATGCTGTTGAGGCCGGGGCCATTGCTAGCATTAACAAGTGCGAAATTCGGAGAAAATATTGAAGTGGAGAAAGTGGGACGTGTGTACATAAGGACAAAGCAAGACAAAGTGATAAAACCAAAGCAGCAGGAAGCTATGATAAATAGGTGGCCACCATGTAGTGTGTATGAACTGGATAGTGACCATAGTCCATTCTTCTCTGCACCATTTTTACTATTTGGCTTGCTTATTAAAGTTGCAGCTTTTGACGTTGGATGCAACTAG
- the LOC131657966 gene encoding uncharacterized protein LOC131657966, with the protein MEDSSNADSPCDGQSVGVILNHTTTELKRDLQPLNIDSISFSDSDASSVVSMKEGCGSPMSSWASDSEIDISVTSCHVMPEESLQDVDLEGNYENQFVRVENNDDGFLWEMDNRSYEELLKKFIEKEEELRVSNFKLQLSEQEIVTLKVQVENSESVINDVHEKLELKEDELYEQKELSDKEIFKLKTRIRECGNQLDDVRGELNLKKGQLDSVHKELKLKNGQLFMLREKLKLDLKHVHLDYESKLNLKNGDLDKMHEELLLKKHQLDNVREELKQKVKELNEQKELSKEEIFKLKTQTKESENQLQNVMEELELKVDQLDNVREELKLKADQLDNVREELKLKAEKLNEEKELSKEEIFKLKTQLTESENQLENVREELSLKKEELQKQTAELDTHIPDCVNKITDLMEQLKISKNEVANLRKELDSKSSMIHQLYCQIKEEKENRAALECNIETLVSIKEESDINHEEELRNLNLTLVDNEVIFSWEREKMDADIDRLSKLRQQLTSKLEEFETRNKELEKKVMLHGAEKSSQNKLHSAEVKLLQNEISCLKKELGQRINDAKAANKESNKVRVEINEANAKVDKLKAEICSRGDQISQMKNHIDELNSSLKELVVHYGTKVNDENKLIMRVVELEKEMSKAAKQAAERVVEKKEAVKHLWNSLEHGWSGYNDF; encoded by the coding sequence ATGGAGGACTCTAGCAATGCTGATTCACCTTGTGATGGACAGAGTGTAGGGGTGATCCTAAATCACACGACTACCGAGCTGAAACGTGACCTTCAACCACTCAATATTGATTCGATATCTTTCTCGGACTCTGATGCTAGCTCTGTGGTTTCTATGAAGGAGGGTTGTGGATCACCTATGTCATCATGGGCTTCCGATTCCGAAATTGATATCTCTGTGACCAGTTGTCATGTAATGCCTGAGGAGTCCCTTCAGGATGTTGACCTTGAAGGAAACTATGAAAACCAGTTCGTCAGGGTGGAAAACAATGATGATGGTTTTTTGTGGGAGATGGACAATAGAAGTTATGAAGAGTTGCTCAAAAAGTTCATTGAAAAGGAGGAAGAGTTAAGAGTTTCCAATTTTAAGCTTCAACTTTCGGAACAAGAGATTGTAACTTTGAAAGTTCAAGTTGAGAATAGTGAGAGTGTGATTAATGATGTGCATGAAAAATTGGAGCTGAAAGAGGATGAGTTGTATGAACAAAAGGAGCTTTCGGATAAAGAGATTTTCAAGTTGAAGACTCGAATTAGAGAATGTGGAAATCAACTTGACGATGTGCGCGGAGAATTAAATCTGAAAAAGGGGCAGCTTGATAGTGTGCACAAAGAATTAAAGCTGAAGAATGGTCAGCTTTTTATGTTGCGTGAAAAGTTGAAGCTGGACTTGAAACATGTTCATCTTGATTATGAGAGCAAATTAAATTTGAAAAACGGTGATCTTGATAAAATGCATGAAGAGTTGTTGCTGAAAAAGCATCAGCTTGATAATGTCCGTGAAGAATTGAAGCAGAAAGTGAAGGAGCTGAATGAACAAAAGGAGCTTTCGAAAGAAGAGATTTTCAAGTTGAAGACTCAAACTAAAGAGAGTGAGAATCAACTCCAAAATGTGATGGAAGAATTGGAGCTGAAAGTGGATCAACTTGATAATGTCCGTGAAGAATTGAAGCTGAAAGCGGATCAGCTTGATAATGTCCGCGAAGAATTGAAGCTGAAAGCGGAGAAGTTGAATGAAGAAAAGGAGCTTTCGAAAGAagagattttcaaattgaagACTCAACTTACTGAAAGTGAAAATCAACTTGAAAATGTGCGGGAGGAATTGAGTCTGAAAAAGGAGGAGCTGCAAAAACAAACTGCTGAGTTGGATACTCATATTCCAGACTGTGTCAACAAGATTACAGATTTGATGGAACAACTCAAGATTTCAAAGAATGAAGTCGCAAATTTAAGAAAGGAACTTGATAGTAAGTCATCTATGATTCATCAGTTGTATTGTCAGattaaagaggaaaaggaaaatcgCGCTGCATTAGAATGCAACATAGAAACCTTGGTTTCAATAAAAGAGGAGAGTGACATTAACCACGAGGAGGAGTTgagaaatttgaatttgacaCTGGTTGATAATGAGGTTATTTTCTCTTGGGAGAGAGAAAAGATGGATGCTGATATTGACAGATTGTCAAAACTGAGACAACAATTGACCTCTAAACTGGAGGAATTCGAGACTAGAAACAAGGAGTTAGAAAAAAAAGTAATGCTACATGGAGCTGAAAAATCGAGTCAGAATAAGCTTCATTCTGCTGAAGTAAAACTTTTGCAAAACGAAATCAGTTGTTTGAAGAAAGAACTTGGTCAAAGAATAAATGATGCAAAAGCTGCGAATAAGGAATCAAACAAGGTAAGGGTTGAAATAAATGAAGCCAATGCAAAGGTTGATAAGCTTAAGGCTGAGATATGTTCGCGGGGCGATCAAATATCACAAATGAAGAATCATATAGACGAGCTGAACAGCTCACTGAAGGAGCTGGTGGTCCATTATGGAACTAAAGTGAATGATGAAAACAAGCTAATAATGCGAGTGGTAGAACTTGAAAAAGAGATGAGTAAGGCTGCAAAACAGGCTGCAGAAAGGGTTGTGGAGAAGAAAGAGGCAGTTAAGCATCTATGGAATTCACTTGAGCACGGTTGGAGTGGATACAATGACTTCTAG